The genomic interval CATTGAAGGCGGCCGTTTGCCGGCAGTAGAGCTAATGATTGCCAATCATGCCATAAGAAATCTTATTCGCGAAGAGAAAACATTCGAGCTAAACCTTGTGATTGAAACCAACGTGGATGAAGGAATGATTTCTCTTAACCGCTCGCTAGCGGAGCTAGTTAAGCGTGGCGAGATATCACTCGAAGATGCGGAGAGTTATTCCCTGAATGTGGACGAGTTGAGGATGCTGATCGGATAGAACTAAATTAAAAATTAAAAGTTATAAGTTAAAAGTTACGCCCAGGGTACTTTGAAACTTTGAATCATACTTTTGATTTTTAATTTTTGACTTTTAATTTTGGTTTATGCCCATTTATACATACGAAGCCCGTACTGCAAAAGGCGAACTGCGCACCGGTAGTGTGGAGGCATCCAGTAAAGAAGCAGCGGCAGAAATTTTGCAACAAAATAATTTATTGGTCACCACTCTTCAGGGGCAAGAAGAGGCGCCCTTCTATACTCGCGGCGTCACTTTTTTTAGAGGCATTAAAACGCAAGATGTCGTTATTTTTTCGCGCCAGCTAGCGACACTTTTTCAGGCGCAGGTGCCGCTCGTGCCTAGTTTACGAACACTTTCAAGCCAATCCACGAAACCACAGCTAAATGAGGTGATTTCCTCCATAGCCTCTGACGTTGATGGGGGAATGCCCTTTTCTGACGCCTTGTCAAGACATCCTAAAGTTTTTTCTAATTTTTACGTGCAAATGGTTAAAGGCGGCGAGGCATCAGGGAAACTGGACGAAGTTTTGGAATATTTAGCAAAGTACGAGGAAAAACAATATGAATTACAAGGAAAATTGACTGGTGCAATGTATTATCCCGCGTTTGTAGGATTTGTCTTTGTTATTATAATGACTTTGATGCTTGTAGTTGTCGTACCAAAGTTAACTACTATGTTTGCACAAACAGGCAAAGATCTTCCCCTTGTAACAAAAATGCTTATAGGCATTAGTCATTTTCTTACCACCTTTTGGCCGTTGTTAGTGATAGGCACTCCAGTCGCAATATATTTTATCCGTCGCTATCTTAATACGCCAGAAGGCAAGATTTTTTGGGATAAAACAATTCTACGCGTTCCTATCGTAGGCGGTATTGCGAGTAAAATGTATCTGTATCGTTTTGCGGATAACCTAAGTCTGCTTATTTATGGAGGCGTCCCCATAATTAAGGCTTTGAACATTACTTCGGACATTGTGGGAAATACGGTGTATCGTGGTATAATTAAAGACGCAGAGGAACACGTGCGACGCGGTGAAACCATAGCTGGAGCATTACGTGCTTACCCGCAAATTC from Candidatus Spechtbacteria bacterium carries:
- a CDS encoding type II secretion system F family protein, coding for MPIYTYEARTAKGELRTGSVEASSKEAAAEILQQNNLLVTTLQGQEEAPFYTRGVTFFRGIKTQDVVIFSRQLATLFQAQVPLVPSLRTLSSQSTKPQLNEVISSIASDVDGGMPFSDALSRHPKVFSNFYVQMVKGGEASGKLDEVLEYLAKYEEKQYELQGKLTGAMYYPAFVGFVFVIIMTLMLVVVVPKLTTMFAQTGKDLPLVTKMLIGISHFLTTFWPLLVIGTPVAIYFIRRYLNTPEGKIFWDKTILRVPIVGGIASKMYLYRFADNLSLLIYGGVPIIKALNITSDIVGNTVYRGIIKDAEEHVRRGETIAGALRAYPQIPPLVIQMMSVGEQTGKLDSILKNVSHFYEKEVDTTLDSVSTLIQPVMIAVIALGVGLLVAGIYLPILQLSTQ